Proteins encoded by one window of Bacillota bacterium:
- a CDS encoding CHAP domain-containing protein: MVWDEHVGIVEAVLPDGRIKTIEGNTSDRVAERVHDRAGIVGFVRM, translated from the coding sequence GTGGTCTGGGACGAACATGTCGGCATCGTCGAGGCGGTGCTGCCCGACGGACGGATCAAGACGATCGAGGGCAACACCTCCGACCGCGTCGCCGAACGTGTCCACGACCGTGCCGGGATCGTCGGGTTCGTGCGCATGTAA
- the rpsB gene encoding 30S ribosomal protein S2 yields the protein MREIGIKELLEAGVHFGHQTRRWNPKMRRFIHGERNGIHIIDLTQTEPLLRRAQEFARDVAARGGTVLFVGTKKQAREPLEEAARRCG from the coding sequence GTGCGAGAGATCGGCATAAAGGAGCTGCTCGAGGCCGGGGTTCACTTCGGCCACCAGACGCGCCGCTGGAACCCGAAGATGCGGCGCTTCATCCACGGCGAGCGCAACGGCATCCACATCATCGATCTCACCCAGACCGAGCCGCTTTTGCGTCGCGCCCAGGAGTTCGCCCGCGACGTCGCCGCGCGCGGCGGCACGGTGTTGTTCGTAGGCACGAAAAAGCAAGCGCGCGAGCCGCTCGAAGAGGCCGCTCGGCGCTGCGGG